One region of Priestia megaterium genomic DNA includes:
- a CDS encoding LacI family DNA-binding transcriptional regulator, which produces MTTIADIARLAGVAKSTVSRYLNGGSVSDATKRKIEGIIKETNYSPNAFAQSLKAKKTNIIGVIVPRMGSFATSRTLDGIDQELRDHHYQMIVSNSNQDLEREIENIYTLAKQKVAGIILLAVQITKAHLEAFRTISIPVLLIGQEHKEVHSLIHQDYEAACDIGRYIGEKGHKKIAFLGVTEKDIAVGVKRKEGVKQGLKDSDCEIRCYETSFNMSDAIGAATAVMKEFNPSMIVCATDNIALGTLKAAYLNGLRVPEDVSITGFGGYEITGVIHPSLTTVKYYYKEAGQMGAQRIIKLVNGEEVEKLTLSNYELIERESVDNRFT; this is translated from the coding sequence ATGACAACTATTGCAGATATCGCTCGGCTTGCAGGAGTAGCAAAAAGCACTGTATCCCGCTACCTTAACGGAGGGTCTGTGAGCGATGCGACGAAACGAAAAATTGAAGGAATTATTAAAGAAACAAACTATAGCCCAAATGCTTTTGCTCAAAGCTTAAAAGCAAAAAAAACAAATATCATCGGTGTCATTGTTCCGCGCATGGGTTCTTTTGCGACTTCCCGCACATTAGATGGCATTGACCAAGAACTTAGAGACCACCACTATCAAATGATTGTTTCCAATTCTAATCAAGATTTAGAAAGAGAAATTGAAAATATTTATACGCTGGCTAAGCAGAAGGTAGCCGGTATTATTTTGCTTGCCGTTCAGATTACAAAAGCTCATTTGGAAGCGTTCCGTACGATTTCAATTCCCGTTTTGCTAATTGGACAGGAGCATAAAGAAGTTCACAGTTTAATTCACCAAGATTACGAGGCTGCATGCGACATTGGAAGGTACATAGGGGAAAAAGGGCATAAAAAAATCGCTTTTTTAGGCGTAACTGAAAAGGACATAGCTGTAGGTGTAAAGAGAAAAGAAGGGGTAAAGCAAGGTCTTAAAGACAGCGACTGCGAGATCCGCTGTTATGAAACAAGCTTTAACATGAGCGATGCAATCGGAGCAGCTACGGCAGTGATGAAAGAATTTAACCCGTCCATGATTGTATGTGCGACCGATAACATTGCGCTTGGTACGTTAAAGGCCGCTTATTTAAACGGACTGCGCGTTCCTGAAGATGTATCCATTACCGGCTTTGGAGGCTATGAAATTACAGGTGTGATTCATCCGAGCTTAACAACCGTAAAATATTACTATAAAGAAGCGGGCCAAATGGGAGCACAGCGAATTATCAAGCTAGTTAACGGCGAAGAAGTCGAAAAGCTTACACTTTCGAACTATGAATTGATTGAAAGAGAAAGCGTTGACAATCGTTTTACATAA
- a CDS encoding AzlC family ABC transporter permease → MIAEKAVQQREKVDLTFRQGAKDCVPTLLGYISIGLAAGIVGVSSHLSVMEVTLLSALVYAGAAQFIICALMVANSSISAIILTTFIVNLRHFLLSATVAPKFTKYSLLKNVGIGALLTDESFGVSSNKIAKGEPINDRWMNGLNITAYVSWIIACTMGAIFGHLLSDPEAFGFDFALTAMFLALLVLQIESVLPSKLNHYLRLILYMAIIMIVLSFLVPSHVAVLISTIIVATIGVVTDK, encoded by the coding sequence GTGATCGCAGAAAAAGCAGTACAGCAGAGAGAAAAAGTGGATCTAACGTTCAGACAAGGGGCCAAGGACTGTGTCCCTACGCTACTCGGTTACATAAGCATAGGGCTTGCCGCCGGGATTGTCGGCGTGTCCTCGCATCTTTCCGTTATGGAAGTTACTTTATTATCAGCGCTCGTGTATGCCGGGGCTGCTCAGTTTATTATTTGTGCACTGATGGTTGCGAACAGTTCGATTTCAGCTATTATTCTCACAACATTCATCGTTAACTTACGACATTTTCTTTTGAGTGCTACGGTCGCGCCTAAATTCACAAAATATTCGTTATTAAAAAACGTCGGAATTGGAGCACTTCTGACGGATGAATCATTTGGAGTGTCTTCAAATAAAATTGCAAAAGGGGAGCCAATTAATGACCGCTGGATGAACGGATTAAATATAACGGCTTACGTCAGCTGGATTATCGCCTGTACGATGGGAGCCATTTTTGGGCATTTGCTATCTGACCCGGAAGCCTTTGGATTTGATTTTGCCTTAACGGCTATGTTTTTAGCTCTGCTTGTTTTACAAATCGAAAGCGTGTTACCTTCAAAACTTAATCATTATTTACGTTTAATTCTTTATATGGCGATTATTATGATTGTGCTGTCTTTTTTGGTACCTTCACATGTAGCTGTCTTAATTTCAACGATTATTGTAGCGACGATTGGGGTGGTGACGGATAAATGA
- a CDS encoding RrF2 family transcriptional regulator, translated as MHMKTGVEQSVYAILLLTFLPEKAVLPGDVISTQLGGSPTYFQKLLRKLVSADLLASVPGSKGGFRLKKTPEEIRIYDVYVAIEGKQSLYSSSGIFHDMLNLKDKDICLLSDLMEEAESSWQSILKRQTIATLTNEIHKKCPKENLDMLKATVEEKMVL; from the coding sequence TTGCACATGAAAACAGGCGTTGAGCAATCGGTGTATGCCATTTTGCTGCTTACGTTTTTACCTGAAAAAGCTGTGCTGCCAGGAGATGTTATCAGCACTCAGCTTGGGGGCTCGCCTACGTATTTTCAAAAGCTTCTTCGCAAGCTGGTTAGCGCTGATTTACTTGCTTCCGTTCCTGGTAGCAAAGGTGGATTTCGCTTAAAGAAAACGCCGGAAGAAATTCGAATCTATGACGTATACGTAGCCATTGAAGGCAAGCAGTCTCTTTATTCATCAAGCGGTATTTTTCACGATATGCTTAATTTAAAAGACAAAGATATTTGCTTATTATCCGATTTAATGGAAGAAGCCGAATCTTCATGGCAGTCCATTTTAAAACGGCAAACCATTGCCACGCTTACAAATGAAATTCATAAAAAATGTCCAAAAGAAAACCTGGACATGCTAAAAGCAACTGTAGAAGAAAAAATGGTGCTGTAG
- a CDS encoding TerC family protein has product MEELIGVSVQGLLQIIFLDLILSGDNAIVIAMAARNVPKDLQKRAILIGTGGAIGLRLLFAAIIVPLLKIPLIGAVGGLMLVWIAYKLLADNHEHGDNPQGGATVWSAVKTIIIADAVMSLDNVLALAGVAHEFVPIMIGVLISIPIIIWGSSFIMKAMEKFPIIIYAGAAMLAWSAGKMIVEDKIIGGFVPSTALHLAVQVILTIAVVSIGYMKNKKMKKEQAHAA; this is encoded by the coding sequence ATGGAGGAACTAATTGGCGTATCAGTGCAAGGTTTGCTGCAAATTATTTTTCTTGATTTAATTTTAAGCGGAGATAACGCGATTGTGATTGCAATGGCGGCTCGTAACGTACCAAAAGACTTACAAAAAAGAGCGATTTTAATTGGAACAGGCGGCGCGATTGGTCTTCGATTATTATTTGCGGCTATTATTGTCCCATTATTAAAGATTCCATTAATCGGAGCGGTCGGCGGCTTGATGCTAGTCTGGATCGCGTATAAATTATTAGCCGATAATCACGAACACGGCGATAACCCTCAAGGTGGAGCAACGGTATGGAGTGCGGTTAAAACGATTATTATCGCAGATGCGGTCATGTCATTAGATAACGTATTAGCTCTAGCTGGTGTAGCTCATGAATTTGTTCCAATTATGATTGGTGTATTAATTTCAATTCCGATTATTATTTGGGGAAGCAGCTTTATTATGAAAGCAATGGAAAAATTTCCGATTATCATTTACGCTGGAGCGGCGATGCTCGCATGGTCTGCTGGAAAAATGATTGTTGAAGATAAAATTATTGGTGGATTTGTTCCAAGTACAGCTTTACATCTTGCTGTTCAAGTTATCTTAACGATTGCAGTTGTAAGTATTGGATACATGAAAAACAAAAAAATGAAAAAAGAACAAGCCCACGCAGCTTAA
- a CDS encoding helix-turn-helix domain-containing protein — MDAIQDIIAKNLVKLRKNRNLTLDQVSELTGVSKAMLAQIEKGKSSPTVTTLWKIANGLQVSFSVFIKEDTPDVQKVSIKQLDPITDNKGDYLVYSFFPYHPEKKFEIYIVTLKPGCVHEAKTHLGDEYLLIKEGELTVRFESEEHELVSGDALHFSGNTSHSYINSSEEEASFFLLMHYPES, encoded by the coding sequence ATGGACGCGATTCAAGATATTATTGCTAAAAATCTTGTTAAACTACGAAAAAATCGAAATTTGACGCTTGATCAAGTTTCTGAATTAACAGGTGTGAGCAAAGCAATGCTTGCACAAATTGAAAAAGGTAAATCCAGTCCGACAGTTACTACGCTTTGGAAGATTGCGAACGGCCTTCAAGTCTCTTTTTCTGTATTTATAAAAGAAGACACTCCGGATGTGCAGAAAGTAAGCATAAAACAGCTAGATCCCATCACGGACAACAAAGGTGATTACTTAGTGTATTCTTTTTTTCCTTATCACCCGGAAAAAAAGTTTGAAATTTACATTGTCACATTAAAGCCCGGATGCGTGCACGAAGCGAAAACTCACTTAGGAGATGAATACTTACTTATTAAAGAAGGAGAATTAACGGTTCGTTTTGAAAGTGAAGAACATGAATTAGTCTCAGGAGACGCTCTGCATTTTTCAGGAAATACCTCTCACAGCTATATCAATTCATCTGAAGAAGAAGCAAGTTTTTTTTTACTTATGCACTATCCCGAATCATAA